The proteins below come from a single Serratia ficaria genomic window:
- a CDS encoding glycoside hydrolase family 1 protein — protein sequence MSQVSIEIPGDFILGAAASAWQTEGWSGKKQGQDSYLDLWYRHDRHVWHNGYGPSVATDFINRYPEDVALMKQSGVSHYRTSINWARFLTDYEQGVVDEDYAAYIDALLDEMKRQGVEPMLCLEHYELPGCLLEKYGGWNAKRVVELFVLYARRVFERFGAKVARWFTFNEPVVVQTRVYLDAIRWPYEQNTTKWMQWNHHKNLATASVVQLFRQMNCAGSIGVILNPEVTYPRSSAPHDRRAAELYDLFYNRVFLDPAIKGEYPAELLALLKKHEVNFAWTPEEMALIRDNTVDEVGINLYYPHRVKAPSRAWHSATPFHPAMYYEHFELPGRRMNKSRGWEILPKIVYDMGLRMRDEYGNIPWFIAENGMGVEDEARFKNAAGEIQDDYRIEFIREHLYWALKAVEAGANCRGYMLWAFTDNLSPMNAFKNRYGLIEIDLDNRRNRRQKKSARWFRALSDSRRLLLTLDDENK from the coding sequence AGCGGTAAAAAACAGGGGCAAGATTCTTACCTTGATTTGTGGTATCGGCACGATCGCCACGTTTGGCATAACGGCTATGGCCCATCGGTCGCCACCGATTTTATCAACCGCTACCCGGAAGACGTGGCATTGATGAAACAAAGCGGCGTCAGCCACTACCGCACGTCGATCAACTGGGCGCGCTTTCTTACCGATTATGAGCAAGGCGTGGTGGATGAAGATTACGCCGCCTATATCGACGCCTTGCTGGACGAAATGAAACGCCAGGGCGTCGAGCCGATGCTGTGCCTGGAACACTACGAGCTGCCGGGCTGCCTGCTGGAAAAATACGGCGGCTGGAACGCCAAGCGCGTGGTTGAACTGTTCGTGCTGTATGCCCGCCGGGTGTTCGAACGCTTCGGCGCCAAGGTGGCGCGCTGGTTCACCTTCAATGAACCGGTGGTGGTGCAGACGCGGGTTTATCTCGACGCCATCCGCTGGCCGTACGAGCAGAACACCACCAAATGGATGCAGTGGAATCACCATAAAAATCTGGCGACCGCCTCGGTGGTGCAGCTGTTTCGCCAAATGAACTGCGCCGGCAGCATCGGGGTGATACTTAACCCGGAGGTGACTTATCCCCGCTCCAGCGCGCCGCACGATCGGCGTGCCGCCGAGCTGTATGATTTGTTCTACAACCGGGTTTTTCTCGACCCGGCGATCAAGGGGGAATACCCTGCGGAACTGCTGGCGCTGCTGAAAAAGCATGAAGTGAATTTCGCCTGGACGCCGGAAGAAATGGCGTTGATCCGCGACAACACCGTCGACGAAGTGGGCATCAACCTGTATTACCCGCACCGGGTCAAGGCGCCGAGCCGCGCATGGCATAGCGCAACGCCGTTCCACCCGGCGATGTACTACGAGCATTTTGAACTTCCGGGGCGGCGGATGAATAAATCGCGCGGCTGGGAAATCTTGCCGAAAATCGTTTATGACATGGGCCTGCGCATGCGCGACGAGTACGGCAACATTCCATGGTTCATTGCCGAGAACGGCATGGGCGTCGAGGACGAGGCGCGGTTTAAAAACGCCGCGGGGGAAATTCAGGATGACTACCGCATCGAGTTCATCCGCGAGCATCTCTATTGGGCGTTGAAAGCGGTGGAGGCCGGGGCGAACTGCCGAGGCTATATGCTGTGGGCGTTTACCGACAACCTGTCGCCGATGAACGCCTTCAAGAACCGTTACGGCCTGATTGAGATCGATCTGGACAACCGGCGCAACCGGCGGCAAAAAAAATCAGCGCGCTGGTTCCGCGCGCTGAGCGACAGCCGGCGGCTGCTTCTGACGCTTGACGACGAAAATAAATAA
- a CDS encoding PTS sugar transporter subunit IIB, translating into MKRIVLACSAGMSTSLVVTKMEKEATARGLALQIYAIPEQNLRDELQSYGNDIIAVLLGPQVRFKLTENKKLTDEHRIPIAVIDSVAYGTLNGAKVLDQALDLVD; encoded by the coding sequence ATGAAACGAATCGTTCTGGCCTGCTCGGCGGGCATGTCCACCTCGCTGGTGGTCACCAAAATGGAAAAAGAAGCGACAGCGCGCGGGCTGGCGTTGCAGATCTACGCCATCCCTGAACAGAATCTGCGCGATGAGCTGCAAAGTTACGGCAACGACATCATCGCGGTGCTGCTGGGGCCGCAGGTGCGCTTCAAGCTGACGGAAAACAAAAAGCTCACCGACGAACACCGGATCCCCATCGCGGTGATTGATTCTGTGGCTTATGGCACGTTAAACGGCGCAAAAGTACTCGATCAGGCGTTGGATTTGGTAGACTAG
- a CDS encoding FCD domain-containing protein produces the protein MGKVVIPQEKKQYQEIGRDLRQKIQQGHFAIGTRLPPERNIAETYGVSRTIVREALLMLELEGTVDIRQSSGVYVMRIPSETAEDDDPLLQSEVGPFEMLQARQLLESNIAAFAAKMATKADIENLRRTLEQEQRAIIANDESGDNDKMFHLLIAGATQNQMLLDTVKSIWQRRDASPLWQQLHSRIATKGYRLKWLADHQNILAALRRRDVMGSYQAMWQHMENIKGTLMELSDVDAPEFDGYLFESIPIFQGKLV, from the coding sequence GTGGGCAAAGTCGTGATTCCGCAGGAAAAAAAGCAGTATCAGGAGATTGGACGGGACCTTCGGCAGAAAATTCAGCAGGGCCATTTCGCTATCGGCACGCGTCTGCCGCCCGAGCGCAACATTGCCGAAACCTACGGCGTCAGCCGCACGATCGTTCGCGAAGCGCTGCTGATGCTTGAACTGGAAGGAACGGTGGATATTCGCCAAAGTTCGGGGGTCTACGTGATGCGTATTCCGAGCGAAACGGCGGAAGATGACGATCCGCTGCTGCAAAGCGAAGTCGGGCCGTTCGAAATGCTCCAGGCGCGGCAACTGCTGGAAAGCAATATTGCGGCGTTTGCCGCCAAAATGGCCACCAAGGCCGATATCGAAAATTTGCGGCGCACGCTGGAACAGGAGCAACGCGCCATCATCGCCAATGACGAAAGCGGCGACAATGACAAAATGTTCCATTTGCTGATCGCCGGCGCGACGCAGAATCAGATGCTGCTGGATACGGTAAAAAGCATCTGGCAGCGGCGGGATGCCAGCCCGCTTTGGCAGCAGTTACACAGCCGCATTGCCACTAAAGGCTATCGGCTGAAATGGCTGGCCGATCACCAGAACATTCTGGCGGCGCTGCGCCGTCGCGACGTGATGGGATCGTATCAGGCCATGTGGCAACACATGGAAAACATCAAGGGAACGCTGATGGAGCTGTCCGACGTCGATGCGCCGGAGTTCGACGGCTATCTATTTGAGTCGATACCGATCTTCCAGGGGAAATTGGTGTGA
- a CDS encoding LacI family DNA-binding transcriptional regulator: MANINDVSRLAQVSKATVSRVLSGSRGVKEESRLAVLRAAETLNYRPNAVAQSLTSQSTGCIGVVCATEHIQQSTGYLQALEKQLSQQRKHLLLRFANDAPTLAAAVAELSNGWCDALIVVGARFSLPPLPDSVMCLDCLSATTGKSIGFDHQFAAETAVHYLANQQRRQIALVNFAGGDAAQQVLQGYCSALETHLIPYNRQLVVEGEPSARIALQSLLNGNMPFNALLVTDDCQAQEALSVLHQYQRQVPGQVTVFSLDGSLQWPGAPAVPSIEYSLEALAQRALALLTGDEDHSLLRGSLTAR, from the coding sequence ATGGCCAATATCAACGATGTTTCCCGTCTGGCGCAGGTGTCGAAAGCCACGGTATCCCGGGTGCTGAGCGGCAGTCGCGGGGTAAAGGAAGAAAGCCGTCTGGCGGTGTTGCGGGCGGCGGAAACGCTCAACTATCGGCCGAACGCCGTTGCCCAGTCCCTGACCAGCCAATCAACCGGCTGCATCGGCGTGGTGTGCGCTACCGAACATATTCAGCAGTCCACCGGTTATTTGCAGGCGTTGGAAAAACAGCTTAGCCAACAGAGGAAGCACTTGCTGTTGCGTTTCGCCAACGACGCGCCGACGCTGGCGGCCGCGGTGGCGGAGCTGAGCAACGGCTGGTGCGATGCGCTGATTGTGGTCGGCGCGCGCTTTAGCCTGCCGCCGCTGCCGGATAGCGTGATGTGTCTGGACTGCCTGTCCGCCACCACCGGTAAAAGCATCGGCTTCGATCATCAGTTTGCCGCCGAAACCGCGGTGCATTATCTCGCCAATCAGCAGCGACGGCAGATTGCGCTGGTCAATTTTGCCGGCGGCGACGCCGCGCAGCAGGTGCTGCAGGGCTACTGCAGCGCGCTCGAGACCCATCTGATCCCCTATAACCGGCAGTTGGTCGTGGAGGGCGAACCGTCAGCACGGATCGCATTGCAAAGCCTGTTGAACGGCAATATGCCGTTCAATGCCCTGCTGGTCACCGATGACTGCCAGGCGCAGGAAGCCCTCAGCGTCCTGCACCAGTATCAACGACAGGTGCCGGGGCAGGTGACGGTATTCAGCCTGGACGGTTCGTTGCAGTGGCCCGGCGCGCCGGCGGTGCCGTCGATCGAATATTCACTGGAAGCGCTGGCGCAGCGTGCGCTGGCGTTGCTGACCGGCGACGAAGACCATAGCCTGTTGCGCGGCAGCCTGACGGCGCGCTGA